The following proteins are co-located in the Triticum aestivum cultivar Chinese Spring chromosome 1A, IWGSC CS RefSeq v2.1, whole genome shotgun sequence genome:
- the LOC123055602 gene encoding uncharacterized protein translates to MSSAPAPPPPPPQPSPPADEGRPREATEVDDRVASHVDPFLVEALDNPRHRLMILRMELDIQKFMQNHHLHEFEFQHFPTSYLRCAAHRVAQHYGLETTVADSLVDGSNSRIVARKTPESKYPAIALSEVPVKQARNDIEAAEKLKFVICQRPKASQNGAYGAGTNNGAAKTVEERIDDYNKARARIFNGSIPADVVGPSDFGALSVARNEPVNIEPSVDENKGCTFNSRSRVAVFKDTEKDRSDPDYDRNYKRYVRPPVPDYGVSPGAFNFAVPQFVQYGVGYMQSPSMPRNQPSVYFGQPDLSMGSSGTAVYPQWPTPAIMYPHCYDNLGHVISQVPVYQSFNHG, encoded by the exons ATGAGCTccgcccccgccccgccgccgccgccgccgcagccctcgCCCCCCGCCGACGAGGGGCGGCCGAGGGAGGCCACGGAGGTGGACGACCGGGTGGCCTCCCACGTCGACCCGTTCCTCGTGGAGGCGCTCGACAACCCCCGCCACCGCCTCATGA TTTTGCGGATGGAATTGGATATACAGAAATTTATGCAGAATCATCACCTGCATGAATTTGAATTCCAGCATTTTCCAACTTCTTACCTCCGCTGTGCTGCTCATCGTGTTGCACAACATTATGGTTTAGAGACTACAGTAGCAGATAGCTTAGTTGATGGTTCTAATAGCAGGATAGTTGCGAGAAAAACACCTGAAAGCAAGTATCCAGCTATTGCTTTATCAGAAGTTCCCGTTAAACAAGCAAGAAATGATATTGAGGCAGCAGAAAAGCTTAAGTTTGTCATTTGTCAAAGGCCCAAAGCTTCCCAAAATGGTGCATATGGTGCTGGAACCAACAATGGTGCGGCTAAAACTGTTGAAGAGAGGATAGATGATTACAATAAGGCACGGGCACGCATTTTCAATGGTTCCATCCCTGCAGATGTCGTAGGCCCAAGTGATTTTGGAGCTTTATCGGTTGCCAGAAACGAAccggtgaatattgagccttctgTTGATGAGAACAAGGGCTGCACGTTCAATAGCCGTTCCAGGGTTGCTGTTTTTAAGGACACTGAAAAAGATCGTAGTGATCCTGACTACGATCGTAACTACAAAAG GTATGTTAGGCCCCCCGTGCCTGACTATGGCGTGAGCCCAGGCGCCTTCAATTTTGCCGTGCCTCAGTTTGTGCAGTATGGTGTTGGTTATATGCAGTCTCCTAGCATGCCGAGGAACCAACCTTCTGTGTACTTTGGTCAACCTGATTTATCGATGGGATCTTCTGGAACTGCTGTTTACCCACAGTGGCCTACCCCAGCAATTATGTACCCCCATTGCTATGACAATCTTGGCCATGTGATTTCTCAG GTTCCGGTGTACCAGTCCTTCAACCATGGTTAG